From the genome of Desulfovibrio sp. JY:
GGTGTTCATGAGCGCCTTTACCACCAAGACCGCCGTCTACGTGCTGGCCCGGGGCTTCGCCGGGTTCGAGATCCTGGCCGTCGGCGGCTGCATCATGGCGCTCTACGGCGTCTTTTACGCGACCATTGAGAACAATGCCCGGCGCATCCTGTCCTACCACATCGTTTCCCAGGTCGGGTACATGGTCTGCGGCATCGGCATCGGCACGGCCATGGCCGTGGACGGGGCCTGCGCCCACGCCTATGCCCACATCCTTTATAAGGGCCTGCTGTTCATGGGCACGGGCTGCCTGCTCTACGCCTGCGGCACGGCCAAGCTGTCCGAGCTTGGCGGTCTGGCCTCGCGGATGCCGCTGGTCATGATCGGCTACATGGTCGGCGCGGTCTCCATCTCCGGCATGCCGCTCTTCAACGGCTTCGTGACCAAGACCATGACCATCACCGCCGCCGCCGAGGCCCATCGCACCTGGTTGGCCCTCGGCATGGAACTGGCCGCCGTGGGCACGTTCCTCTCCGTCGGCATCAAGCTGCCGTACTTCGCTTTCTGGGCCAAGCCGAAGAGCACCATGGAGATCAAGCCCATCCCCTGGAACATGTACCTCGGCATGGCCATCTCTTCGTTCCTGTGCCTCTTTATCGGCCTGTTCCCGGGCACGCTCTATTCGCTGCTGCCCTTTCCCACGGACTACGTGCCCTACACCCCCTGGCATGTGTTGCAGGCCTGCTGCCTGCTCGGCTTCACCGGGCTCGGGTTCTACCTCATGCGCAAGATCATTCCGCCGCACCCCAGCCGCAACCTGGATTTCGACTTCCTGTACCGGGCCATTGGCCGGGGCTTTGTGAAGGTCGTTTCCGTGCCGGCTGCGGCTATCGATAACATCTGGACCGATGTCTACGAGAAGGTTGGGCTTAAGGCCCTGATCGAGGCCGGACACGGCACGAGCATCTTTGACGGCAAAGTCATCGACGGCGTGCTCGACGGCTCGGCCAGGAGCGTGCGTGAAGTCGGCGGGGCGACGGTCGCGCGCGGCCAGACCGGACGGCTGCAGGATTATCTCGCCGCGGCCGTGACCATAGGTCTTGTCATCTTCGCCATCGTCTGGTTCGTCGGCTGACCGCCAAGGGTCAAAGGGAGCTTTGCATGACGACGCAATACGGATTTCCGGTGGTGACGATGCTGATCGTCCTGCCTTTGGTGGTCGCGGCGGCCTTGCTGGTGCTGCGGCGAAACGAGCGCACCGTGCGGCTCGTGACGCTCGGCGCGGGCATTCTCGAATGCCTGCTCGCGTTGCCGCTACTCTCCTACGCGCCAAACGGCCCGGCCTTTCAGTTCGTGGAGCAGGCGCCCTGGCTGCCGGCCCTTGGCATGTCCTACCACATGGGCGTGGATGGCCTGAGCCTCTACATGATCCTCTTAACCGCCCTGATGCTGCCGCTTTGCGTACTCGGCTCCTGGACGTACATCAGTAAGCGCGTCACCGAGTTCCACTTCTGCCTGCTGCTGATGACCTCGGCCTGCATCGGCGTGTTCGCGGCGCTCGATTTCGTGCTCTTCTACGTCTTCTGGGAGGCCATGCTCGTCCCCATGTACCTGCTGATCGCGGTCTGGGGCGGGCCGAGACGGCGTTACGCCTCCATCAAGTTCTTCCTCTACACCCTGGCCGGCTCGACGCTCTTGCTCGCGGCCATCGTGGCCTTCCGCCACGTCGGCGGCACCTTCTCCATCCCCGAACTGATGGAGAAGAGCTATTCCTTCCGCTTCCAGATGTGGGCTTTCCTGGCCATGGCCCTGGCCTTTGCCATCAAGGTCCCCATGTTTCCGTTCCATACCTGGCTGCCGGCCGCCCACGTCGAGGCCCCGGCCGCGGGCAGCGTGCTGCTGGCCGCCATTTTGCTCAAAATGGGCACCTACGGCTTCCTGCGTTTCTGCCTGCCGCTGACCCCGGCCGCCTCGGTCACGGCCGCCCCGGTCATGATCGCCATCTCCATCGCCTCCATCATCTACGGCGGCTGCATCGCGCTCGGGCAGACCGACATCAAGAAACTGATCGCCTACTCGTCCGTGGGCCACATGGGCTTCGTGACGCTCGGCATCTTCCTTTTCAGCGTCAAGGGCGTCTCCGGGGCCATCCTCCAGATGCTCAACCACGGCATCACCACCGGCGGCCTCTTCATGATGGTCGGACTCATCTACGAACGCAGCCACAGCCGCGAGATCACCGACAACCAGGGACTCGGCAAGTTCATGCCGGCCTTCATGTTCCTCTTCGGCCTTTTTTCCTTCTCGTCCCTGGCCTTTCCGGGCACCAACAGTTTCGTGGGCGAGATCCTGGTCCTTATCGGGGCCTTCTCCAGCAATACCTGGGTCGGCTTCTGCGCCGTGCCCGGGGCCATGCTCGCCGCCGCCTACATGCTGCGCCTGCTGCAGCGCGTGACCTGGGGCGAGCCGAGCTCCTTCAAGAAGAGCTGGCATGACCTCGGCGCGCGGGAATGGGTGACGCTCATCCCGCTGGCCTTGCTCGTCTTCTATATCGGCCTGGCCCCGTCGTTGGCCATCAAGACCATCGAGCCCTCCATCGAGCGTGTGCTTTCCGTCATGCACCAAAAGAATCAGGCCATGGGCTTGACCAGTGACATGAAGTTCACCGAGCGCATGCGCCTTCCCGCGTCCATGACCGTGGCCACCGCCACGGACGCCGTCCGCAAGGAGCTTCCATGACCATCTTCAAACTGTTGCCGGAATTGTGGCTGCTGGGCATTGTCTGCGCCCTGTTCGTCGCCAGCGTGCGCGGCTCGCGGCGGGTGATGTCCTGGTTGCCCGTGGCCGCCGGAATCGGCGTGCTGGTCGCCGTGGCCGGGCTCTCGTCCCGGGGCGAGATGCTCTACGCCACCTACAAGCTGGATGCCCTGTCGCAGTTTTTCAAGCTCGCCATCGCCTTCGGCTTCGCCGTGGTGGCCGGCATCGCCGCCGGCAAGAAAGAAAGCCGGGACCTGACCCCTGACTACTTCATGCTGCTGGCGCTTTCGGCCTGGGGACTCATGCTTTTGGCCTCGTGCGTGGAGCTGGTCACGCTGTACCTGGCCCTGGAGCTTTCCTCCTACAGCCTCTACGCCCTTATTCCGCTGCGCGGCCAGGATCGGCGCGCGGCCGAAGCCGGCATCAAGTATATCCTTTTCGGCGCGGCGGTGACGGCCATTGCCCTTTTCGGCCTGTCCTACATCATGGCCGCCAAGCACACGACCTACATCGCCGCCTTGGCCGCCTCCTCCTGGAGCTTTGCCGACGCGCCCCTGGCCGTGGTCGGGTTGACCCTCTTTCTGGCCGGCTTCTTCTACAAGCTGGCGCTGTTCCCGTTCCACTTCTGGTGCCCTGACGTCTATCAGGGGACGAAAAACGAGACGGCCGCCTACGTGGCCACCATTCCCAAACTCGGCGCCGTGGTGGTGCTGGTGCGTCTGGCCGCCATTCTCACCCCGCACATGGAAGTGACCACCATCCTGGCCATCCTCGGCGCGATCTCCATGACCGGCGGCAACCTGGCCGCCCTGGTCCAGCGCGACGTCAAGCGCCTGCTCGGCTACTCCTCCGTGGCCCATGCCGGCTACGTCATGCTGGGCCTTGCCGCCGGATCGGCGGCGGGGCTGGCCGCCTCGGCCTTTTACAGCCTGGCCTACATCCTCATGAACCTGGCTGCCTTCTACGTCGTGTGCACCATCTCGAAAGACGGCGAGAATCCGAGCCTGGACGACCTCGACGGCCTGTATCACCGCGCGCCGGCCCTGGCCATGATCCTGGCCGTGGCCGCCTTCTCCCTGGTCGGCCTGCCGCCGACCGCCGGGTTCACGGGCAAGCTCTTCCTGCTCTCGGCCGCCTGGGATCAGGGCTTTTACTGGCTGGTGATCGTGGCCGTGCTCAATACGGCCATCTCCATCTACTACTACCTGGGTCTGGTGCGCCACGCCTACACCGGCGAATCCGACGCTCCGGCCCTGGTCATCCCCAAGGGCACGTTGGTCTTTGGCGGCGTGCTGGCGGCGCTGGTGCTCCTGGCCGGCATCATTCCCGCGCCGCTGTACGATCTGGCGGCCATGGCCGGGACCCAGCTGCACCCCTAGGGTGCGGCGGCAGTCAACGAAAGGAGGGAAAGGCGCATGGTCTTTACCTGGTTTCAAGCGGCGATACTGCTCTTCTTCCTGGGCGGGGTGCTCTTTGCCGCCGGCCCGCTTCTGGCCGAGCTGTTCCTCGCCCCCAAGGCCCGCGGCGGAGCCCTGGCCGAGACGTACGAATGCGGCGTGCCCACCCACGGCCGTTCCTGGGTCCGGTTCGGCATCAACTACTACTTCTACGCCCTGATCTTTTTGGCCTTCGAGGTGGATATCCTCTACCTCTTCCCCGTGGCGGCCCTTTTCGCCAAGCCCCAGGGGATGGTCGCGGCCATCAAGTTGCTGGTTTTCATCGCGGTGCTCGGCGCCGCCATCATCTACTTCATGCGTAAGGGAGTGTTCACATGGCCCCGCAGAATCCAGGTCCGTGTTGCGCCCCGGCCGTAAACACGGTCGAACCGGCGCTCGTCGCCACGCCTGCGGTCCAGAAGATCGTGGATGTGTGCCGGGCCATGTCCATCTGGCCCATGACCTTCGGCATCGCCTGCTGCGCCATCGAGATGATGGCCGTGGGCATGGCCCGGTTCGACATCGCGCGCTTCGGCGCGGAGGTTTTCCGGCCCTCGCCGCGCCAGTCCGATCTGATGATCGTGGCCGGTACGGTCAACAAGAAGCTCGCCCCGCTGGTGGTGCGGCTTTTCGAACAGATGCCCGCGCCGCGTTTCGTCATGGCCCTTGGCAACTGCGCCATCTCGGGCGGCCCGTTCAATATTGAGGGCCAGTACAACGTGGTCCAGGGCGTGGACACCCTCATCCCGGTCGACGTCTACGTGCCCGGCTGCCCGCCCCGTCCCGAGGGATTGCTGGAAGGCCTGTTCGCCATCCAGCAGAAGATGACCGGCCGGCGCTGGTGGCAGGTCCCCGCTGGAGGCGAACGATGAACCAGGCCCTTCTCGAAAAACTCCATCCGGCCTGCTCCGCGCCCCTGGATTTCAAGGCCACGGGCTGCGTGCTCTCCGTCACCCTGACGGCGGAAACCATCCACGACGCCGTGGCCGTGCTTTTCGCCGAAGGCTACCTGCTCGAGGACGTCATGGCCTCCGACCTGGAGGAGGGCTTCGAGGTGGCCTACCACCTGAGCCTGCTCGACGGCGCCAACCGCATCGTGCTGCGCCTGACCGTGCCCCACGACAACCCGACGGTACCGACGGTGAGCGACATTTATTCCGGGGCCGACTGGCACGAGCGGGAATGCTTCGATTTTTACGGCATCACTTTCACCGGCCATCCGAACCTGCACAATCTGCTTCTCCCCGAGAACAGCGATATCCATCCGCTGATCAAGGCGGAGAAGGCCCGCAAGTCCCTGGCCGATCTCGTGCCGCTTTCCTATCTCGTCGACTGCGGGCTGGCCGAGCCCGCTCCCGAGCCCAAGGAGAAGGCCAAACCCGCGCCGGTGGCCCCAAAAGCCGCCAAGGACGCCCAGGGCTAAGGAGGAAGCATGCAAGCCTTCGATCCGAATTCCTTGCGGGGTGATCTCGTCTCCGCGCGGTTCGAGCCCGGACCGACCGAGGACAAGCTCATTTTGAGCATGGGCCCGCAGCATCCCTCCACGCACGGCGTGTTGCGCATCATGCTCGAACTCGACGGCGAGTACATCGTGCGGGCCGAGCCGGTGCTCGGCTACATTCACCGCATGCACGAGTGGATGGCCGAGCAGAAGACCTACATGCAGTTCATGCCGAACATGGGCCGGGTGGACTATCTCCATCCCATGGCCTGGAACTGGGCCTTTGCCGGTGCGGTGGAACGGCTGATGGGGCTCGAGGTGCCGGAGCGCGCCGAGTACATCCGCGTGGCCGTGACGGAACTCAACCGCATCACCTCGCATTTGCTGTGGTGGGGCGCCTATCTGCTCGACCTCGGGGCGTTTACTCCCATCATGTACGCCTTCGACGATCGCGAGAAGATCCTCGACATCCTCCAGGACGTCACGGGTTCGCGCCTGACCTATTCCTACTTCACCATCGGCGGGCTGTACGGCGACGTGCCCGACGACTTCGCCTCGCGCTGCCTGGCCTTCACCCGGCACCTGCGGTCGCGGCTGCCCATGTACCGCGATCTGGTCACGGACAACGTGATCCTGCGCGGGCGCTGCGAGGGCATCGGCGTCATGGACGTGGAACTGGCCCGCCGCTACGGCGCGACCGGCCCCATGATCCGCGGTTCGGGCGCGCCCGTGGACACCCGCCGGGCCGAGCCCTACGGCGTCTACAACCGCTTCGACTTCCACATCCCGACCTACACCGAAGGCGACGCCATGGCCCGCTACATGGTGCGCCTCGACGAGCTGGTCACCAGCTGCGACATCATCGACCAGGCCGTGGCCAACCTGCCGGGCGGCCCGATTCAGACCAAGGTGCCGAAGACCATAAAGCCGCCCAAGGGCGAGGCCTCCTTCGCCGTCGAAGGCGCGCGCGGCAAGATCCTCGTCCACGTGCGTTCCGACGGCGGCCCCAAGCCGTACCGGGTCAAGCTGCGCGCCCCGGGTTTTTCCAACCTGCACGTGTTCAGCGAACTGGCCGAGGGCACGCTCCTGGCCGACGCCGTTTCCATCCTGGGCAGCCTTGACCTTGTCATCCCGGAGATCGACCGATGAACATGGACATGCTTTTAAGCCTCGATTATCCGCTGACGCGGCTGGTCATCGGCCTGCTGGGCATCTTCGCCTTTGTCGGCCTCAACGGCCTGATCCTGGTGTGGGTCGAACGCAAGGTGGCCGGCCATTGCCAGTACCGTCCCGGTCCCTTGCACGTGGGGCCTCACGGCCTGCTGCAGCCGCTGGTCGACGCGGTCAAGCTCATGGGCAAGCAGCTCGTGGCGCCGGCCCGGTGCGACCGGGTCCTTTTCTGGACCGCGCCGCTTCTGGCCTTCGCACCGGTGACCATCTGCCTGTTGCCGTTGCCCTACGGCCCCAGCCTTTCACCCATCCCCATGAACCTCGGGCTGGTGCTCATCCTGGCCTTTTCCGGGCTTGGCGTGCTGTCGCTGATCCTGGCCGGCTGGGGGTCCAACAACAAATACGGTCTGCTCGGCGCGGCCCGGGCCGTGGCCCAGTCGGTAGCCTACGAGGTGCCGCTGCTGCTGTCGGTCATGGCCGTGGCCCTGACCGCCGGTTCGCTCGACCTCTACACCATCTCGGCCCAGCAGGGCGGCTGGCCCTGGCAGTGGTACGGCGTCAAGAATCCGCTGGCCTTTTTCATCTTCCTCATCTGCGCCGTGGCCGAGACCAACCGCGCTCCCTTCGACCTGCCGGAAGCCGAATCGGAACTGACGGCCGGGTTCCACACCGAATACTCGGGCATGGGCTTCGGCCTGTTCTTCCTGGCCGAATACGCCAACATGATCGTGGTTTCGGGCGTTGCCGCCGCGCTGTTCCTGGGCGGCTGGCAGGGGCCGTTCCTGCCCGGCGTGTGGTGGTTTCTGGTCAAGATCTACTGCGTGCTCTTCTTCATCATCTGGCTGCGCTGGACGTATCCGCGCGTGCGCTTCGACCAGCTCCTTAACCTCAGCTGGAAGTGGCTTACGCCCCTGGCGCTGATCGACCTTGCCCTGACCGTGGTCGTGGCGGGACTTGGAGGCTGACATGTCGCAACTTTCGCAACTTATCGAAGAAGCCTACACGGGGCTCAAAAGCCTGGTCATCGGCCTTGGCGTGACGGGAAAGGCGCTGTGCGAGCCCGGCGTGACCGTGATCTATCCCAAAGAGGAAGTGGACAACCTGGCCACCTTTCGCGGCCATGTGGAGCTGATCGGCAAGGACGACGACCCGGCCGTGGCGCGTTGCGTGGCCTGCGGCGCCTGCGCCAAGGCCTGCCCGTCGAACTGCATCTCGGTGTTGTGCCCGGTGCCGGTCAAGGAAGGCGAGGCGGATACGGGCAAGCTGGGGCCGGCTCCCCAGAAGGGCAGCAAGACGCCGGCGCAATTCATTGTGGATTACTCGCTTTGCAGCCTGTGCGGCCAATGCGCCCGGGCCTGCCCCGTGGATTCGCTGCGCTTTTGCCACGACGCCTACACGGTGGCTTTTGACCGCAAGGCGTTTCAATTCGAACTGGTTTCCCGGCTGCGCCAGCAGGCGGAGCAGGCGCTCGAAGGCGGCGAGGAATAGAAACGCGACACGGCGTTTTCTTTCGCTGGATACGACAAGCGCCCGTGGTTGCCCACGGGCGTTTTTTTTTGTCCGCCGGGCACCTCTCGCCCGTTACGCATCGGCCGACGCGGCACTATCCCTTTGAAAGTTTTGGAAGGGGGTCCAGGGGGAAACTTTTTTCAAAAAGTTTCCCCCTGGCCGCCGGAGGCACGAGACATCCTCAACCTCTGTCGGGCAACACCTTGCCCGGGTTCATGACGCCCCGGGGATCGAACAGGTGTTTGAGGCCCTGTTGCAGGGCGATGGAGCGGGGTGAAAGTTCCATGTCGAGGAAGGGCTTTTTGGCCAGGCCGATGCCGTGTTCGCCGGACATGGTGCCGCCGAGTTCGAGGACGATGGCCACAAGCTCGCGCAAAAGCGCCTGGCCGCGCTCGCGGCTGCCGTCCTCGCCCGTGACGTTGACGTGGATGTTGCCGTCGCCGGCATGGCCGAAGGCGTAGACCGTCATGCCGAAGCGCTGTCCGAGCCCGGGCAGGCGGGCCACAAGCTCGGGGATGCGGGCTATCGGCACCACCGTGTCGTCGGAAAGGTAGACCGGCGCGCTTTCGTGGATGCGCGTGGAGGTCTGGCGGCGGATGTCCCAGAGCTTTTCGCGCTTGGCGGCGTCGTCGGCCGGCATGATGGCCAGGGCCCCGGCGTCGCGGCAGATGTCGGCGATGCGGGTGATGTCCCTGGCCGCCTCGTCCGGGTCGCCGTCGGCTTCGAGCAACAGCAGCGTCGGTTCGCCGTCCGGAAGGGGCAGGGGCAAAAGCTCCTCCACAAGCCCCAGACAGGCCCGGTCCATGAATTCCACGGCCGAGGGCGTGATGCCGCTGGTCATGATGGCGGACACGGTGGTCACGGCGGCGCGGGCGTCGGCGAAAAGCGCGGCAACCGCCCGCACCGCGCGCGGATGGGGAATGAGCTTGACGGTAAGCTCCGTGATGACGCCAAGGGTGCCTTCCGAGCCGACGAGCAGCCCGGTCAGGTCGTAGCCCACCACGCCCTTGCGCGTGGCCACGCCCGTCTTGAGGATTTCCCCGTCCGGCAGCACGCAGGTCGCGCCGAGCACATAGTCGCGGGTGACGCCGTATTTGACGCAGGCCGGGCCGCCGGCGTTGGTGGCGGCGTTGCCGCCCAGGGTGGAGGTGGCCAGGCTCGCCGGGTCCGGCGGGTAGAAAAGGCCGGTTTCGGCGGCGGCGTCGCGCAGGGTCTTGGTGACCACACCCGGCTCGACCACGGCCACGAGGTTGGCCGTATCGATGGCCAGGATGCGGTCCATGGCCGTGGTCGCCACCACCACGCCGCCGGCCGTGGCCACGCAGCCGGCGCACAGCCCGGTGCCGGCCCCGCGCGGGGTCACGGCAAAGCCGTGGCGATGGGCCAGACGCAGCAGGCAGCTGATCTCGTCGGCGTTTCGGGGGAAAAAGACGGCTTCGGGCGCGGCGGCAATGCCCGAATCATCGGTCGCGGCCCCATTGAGCACTTCGGGGTCCGTGCGAAAGCCCGGCCCCAGCTCGCGGGCCAGGGCGGCAAGCAGCGCGACGTCCACGGTCAATCCTTTTTGGCTTCGAATCCCGGCAGTTCCAGGCGCTTTTCCACCGCGCGCAGCACCAGGGTGGCCACGGTCACCAGCGCCAGATAGTAGACGCCGACCACGACGAAAACCTCGGTGTTGCGAAAGGTGGACTTGGCCAGGCTCCTGCCCATGCCGGTCAGGTCGCTGACCGTGATGATGGAGGCCAGCGACGAATATTTGATGAGGTAGATGATCTCGTTGCCGCAACCGGGCAGCGCCCGGCGAAAGGCCTGGGGCAGGACCACCGAGGTGATGGTGGTAAACGGCGTCATGCCGAGCGCCTGGGCGGCCCGCAGCTGGCCCCGCTTGATGGAGAGCAGCCCGCCCCGGATGTACTCGGACTGGTAGGCCCCGCTACACAGCGCAAACCCGATGATCGAGGCCCACATGGGCGACAGGATGCAGCGCCAGTCGCCGATGGAGACGTAGGGCAGGGCGAAGTACCAGAAGTAGAGCTGCACCACCAGCGGCGTGCCGCGAAAAAGCGACACGTACCATTCGAGGCCGCGCACCAGCGGCCGGGGGCCGTAGACCCGGGCCGTGCCCACGGTCACGCCGATGGCGATGCCCAGGAGCGAGGAGGGGATGATCAGGAGAATGCTCGTCCACAGGCCCGCATTGAGCGTCGGAATGATGCGGCTGGCCGCGAAATGAAAAAAGCTGTCCATGGCGTCAGGCGGCCGGGGAGGCGAGTTCGCAGGTGGCTTCGCCGGCAAGTTCGCTGAGCTTGGCGCAAAACGACTGGGTGCGGCTGCCCGAGCCCGGAGCGAGCAGGACCGCGGGCGAACCGCGCTCCACGATGCGCCCCTGTTCCATAAACAGGAACTCGTCGGCCAGGGCGGCCGAAAAACTGATCTGGTGCGTGGCCATGATCATGGTCATGCCCTCGTCGGCCAGGTCGCGGATGACGGTGAGCACTTCGCCGATAAGCTCCGGGTCCAGGGCCGAGGTCGGCTCGTCGAGGAGCAGTACCTTGGGGTCCAGGGCAAGCGCCCGGGCCACGGACACCCGCTGCTTCTGGCCGCCGGAAAGCTGGGCCGGGTAGAGCGAGGGTTTGTCGGCCAGACCCACCCGGGCCAGTTCCTCCATGGCCCGCGCGGTTGCGGCGCGCTTGTCCATGCCCTTGACCTTGATTAAGGCCACGCGCACGTTCTCCATGGCGGAGAGGTGGTCGAACAGGTTGAAATCCTGAAAGATCATGCCGACCTGCTGGCGCAGGGCGAGCAGTTCGCGCTTGCTTTTGCCGTCGATGGTCTTGCCTTCGAGGGAGATGGTGCCGGAGTCGGGTGGGGAGAGGAAGTTGATGCAGGCGAGCAGCGTGGATTTGCCCGCGCCCGAAGGACCGATGAGCACCTTGAGTCCGCCCCTTTTGACGGTAAGGGATACGTCGTCGAGGATGCGGTTCCCGCCGATGGTCTTGACGATGTTTTCGACGCGCAAAATGGGCTGGTCAACCATGCTACAATGATCCCTGGTGCGCGTATCCGGGGATGCGCACCTTGGCCTCGAGGCGTTTGAGGGCCTTGATGCCGGCCCAGGTGAGAAAGAAAAAGAGCGCCCCGGCCAAAAGGGAAAGGGGCAGCGGCTGGTGGGTGACGGCCGCCACCGACCGGGTGCGGGACATGACCTCGAGAACGCCGATGGTAAAGGCCAGGGCCGAGTCCTTGAGCAGAATGGAATATTCGTTGGACCAGGCCGGAATGGCCAGACGCAGCGCCTGGGGCAGGATGATGGCGCGGATGGCGGTGGCGTCGCTCATGCCGAGCGCCCGGGCGGCCTTGAGCTGTCCCGGCGGCAGGCCCTGGATGGCGCCCCGGAAAATCTGCGACTGGTAGGCGGCGCTGGTCAGGCCAAGGACCAGCACGGCGGACAGAAAGCCCGAGGACAGGGGCAGAAAGGACAGGGCTGGAATCTCGCTTAAGTAGGCCATGATGCCGAAGTAAAAGAGGTAGAGCTGGACCAGGATGGGAATGCCGCGAAAAAGCCAGATGTAGGCCGAGACGAAGCGGCGCATGGCCTTGCCGCCGTAGACGTGGGCCACGGCCAGGGGAATGCCGAAGAGGAGCCCCAGGCCCATGGCGCCGATGATAAGTCCCGCCGTCCACCACAGGCCGCCGAGGATGTAGGGCAGGCCTTCCCAAATGGCCAGGGCTGCCTTGACGTAACCGTCCATAATGATTTGTGTCCGGGAAAGGCGCGCCCGCGCCCGGAGCCGCCCGAAGAAGGACGTCCGGACGCGGGCGGCGCGGCGGATTACAGGCCGTACTTGGCCTTGAGTTCCTTCCAGTAGGGATCGGCCATAAGGAGCTTGAGCCCCTCGTTGATCTTCTTCTGGAATTCCTTGTCTTCCTTGCGCATGGCGTAACCGTACTTCTCCGGCTTGGCGTCGAAGGTGCCGGCGATCTTGTAGCCGGGGTTCTTCATGGCTTCCTTGGCGATGGTGCTGTCCATGCCGGAGCCGGCGATGCGGCCGATTTTCAGGTCCTCCAGGGACAGGTCCGTGGAGTCGTAGGGCACGACCTCGAACTTGTAGCCGGGCTTGGTGACCAGCTCCTCGAGCAGCTTGGCCGTGACCGTGCCGCGCTGTACGCCGATCTTCTTGCCGGAGTGCAGTATGTCGGCCAGGGAGGTGTTGTCCTTTTCCGGAACCACCAGAACCTGGGTGACTTCATAATAGGGGATGGAAAAATCGACCTTTTTGGCCCGCTCGGCCGTGGCGCTCATGCCCGAGGCGATGATGTCGATTTTTTTGGCCAGAAGCGCCGGGATGATGCCGTCCCAGTCCATGGGCTGGTGCTTGACCTTGAAGCCCATTTTCTTGGCGATCCAATTGAGCGACTCGACATCGAAGCCGGAGGGCTTGCCGTCCTTGTCCACGAAGCCGAACGGCGGAAAGCCGAAATCGATGCCGTTGATGTAGACTTTTTCCTCCGCCGCGGCCAGACCGCCGAAGCACAGGACAAAGACGGCCAGTGCGGCCAGAAGAAGGCCAAGACGCTTGCGCATGGTACGCTCCCGGGTTGAGGTGGCGAGGTGAGGGCCAGGGCCGAAACCGACGATGCCGGAACTTCCGGCGTGGACAGACGATGCGGCGTTACGGAACCGTAACCGGATAGCAGAGATGCCGCATCCGGGCAAGGGCGCGGCACATGGGGAAGCGGCTGTGGGAAGGCGTGGACGCGGCCTAAAGGGCCATTTCGCCAAGAACCCGGTTGCGGCCGGCCTGCTTGGCCGCATAGAGCATGCGGTCGGCGGCGCCGACGAGCGCCTCGGGGGTCATGCCGGCCTTGGGCGTGAGCGTTGCCGCCCCAAGGCTCACCGTGACCACCTCGGCGGCACGTGAATCCTCGTGCCCGATGTCGATGTCGATGACGGCTAAACGCATGCTCTCGGCCAGATGCAGCGCGCCGCGAAGGTCGGTGTTTTCGAGCACCACGGCGAATTCCTCGCCGCCGAAGCGCGCCACCAGATCGCCGGGGCGGCGCAAAGCGCCGGAAAGCGCCCGGGCCACGGAGCGCAGGCATTCGTCGCCGGCCATGTGGCCGTAGGCGTCGTTGTAGGCCTTGAAGTCGTCGATATCGGCCATGATCATCGACAGGGTAGTGTTGCAGCGCATGGCGTGACGCCAGGCCTGATCCAGGTATTCGTCGAAACGCCGCCGGTTGGGGATGCCGGTCAGCCCGTCGCGCATGGAAAGCGTTTCGAGCAGGTCCCCCCGGCGTTTG
Proteins encoded in this window:
- a CDS encoding NADH-quinone oxidoreductase subunit A, with the protein product MVFTWFQAAILLFFLGGVLFAAGPLLAELFLAPKARGGALAETYECGVPTHGRSWVRFGINYYFYALIFLAFEVDILYLFPVAALFAKPQGMVAAIKLLVFIAVLGAAIIYFMRKGVFTWPRRIQVRVAPRP
- a CDS encoding Na(+)/H(+) antiporter subunit D, producing the protein MAGLENIVGIHFLHPAIGFLALALVMAFLSNETYKTWRWLLLAPPIMAIASVVALTLGPDGVRNLASIPYLGQTLELGRVDALSLIFADVFAIQALIGFIYALHVPDRGQHMAACAYVAGGFGCVFAGDYITLFIFWELMSVASVFLIWLRQTPQATAAGFRYFLFHTFGGLFLLAGLLLRYGAIGTFAFTPVDPATAHYYDYLIMLGFLVNAAFVPLHAWLPDAYPEATVTGAVFMSAFTTKTAVYVLARGFAGFEILAVGGCIMALYGVFYATIENNARRILSYHIVSQVGYMVCGIGIGTAMAVDGACAHAYAHILYKGLLFMGTGCLLYACGTAKLSELGGLASRMPLVMIGYMVGAVSISGMPLFNGFVTKTMTITAAAEAHRTWLALGMELAAVGTFLSVGIKLPYFAFWAKPKSTMEIKPIPWNMYLGMAISSFLCLFIGLFPGTLYSLLPFPTDYVPYTPWHVLQACCLLGFTGLGFYLMRKIIPPHPSRNLDFDFLYRAIGRGFVKVVSVPAAAIDNIWTDVYEKVGLKALIEAGHGTSIFDGKVIDGVLDGSARSVREVGGATVARGQTGRLQDYLAAAVTIGLVIFAIVWFVG
- the nuoB gene encoding NADH-quinone oxidoreductase subunit NuoB produces the protein MAPQNPGPCCAPAVNTVEPALVATPAVQKIVDVCRAMSIWPMTFGIACCAIEMMAVGMARFDIARFGAEVFRPSPRQSDLMIVAGTVNKKLAPLVVRLFEQMPAPRFVMALGNCAISGGPFNIEGQYNVVQGVDTLIPVDVYVPGCPPRPEGLLEGLFAIQQKMTGRRWWQVPAGGER
- a CDS encoding NADH-quinone oxidoreductase subunit N, which codes for MTIFKLLPELWLLGIVCALFVASVRGSRRVMSWLPVAAGIGVLVAVAGLSSRGEMLYATYKLDALSQFFKLAIAFGFAVVAGIAAGKKESRDLTPDYFMLLALSAWGLMLLASCVELVTLYLALELSSYSLYALIPLRGQDRRAAEAGIKYILFGAAVTAIALFGLSYIMAAKHTTYIAALAASSWSFADAPLAVVGLTLFLAGFFYKLALFPFHFWCPDVYQGTKNETAAYVATIPKLGAVVVLVRLAAILTPHMEVTTILAILGAISMTGGNLAALVQRDVKRLLGYSSVAHAGYVMLGLAAGSAAGLAASAFYSLAYILMNLAAFYVVCTISKDGENPSLDDLDGLYHRAPALAMILAVAAFSLVGLPPTAGFTGKLFLLSAAWDQGFYWLVIVAVLNTAISIYYYLGLVRHAYTGESDAPALVIPKGTLVFGGVLAALVLLAGIIPAPLYDLAAMAGTQLHP
- a CDS encoding NADH-quinone oxidoreductase subunit C gives rise to the protein MNQALLEKLHPACSAPLDFKATGCVLSVTLTAETIHDAVAVLFAEGYLLEDVMASDLEEGFEVAYHLSLLDGANRIVLRLTVPHDNPTVPTVSDIYSGADWHERECFDFYGITFTGHPNLHNLLLPENSDIHPLIKAEKARKSLADLVPLSYLVDCGLAEPAPEPKEKAKPAPVAPKAAKDAQG
- a CDS encoding NADH-quinone oxidoreductase subunit M, giving the protein MTTQYGFPVVTMLIVLPLVVAAALLVLRRNERTVRLVTLGAGILECLLALPLLSYAPNGPAFQFVEQAPWLPALGMSYHMGVDGLSLYMILLTALMLPLCVLGSWTYISKRVTEFHFCLLLMTSACIGVFAALDFVLFYVFWEAMLVPMYLLIAVWGGPRRRYASIKFFLYTLAGSTLLLAAIVAFRHVGGTFSIPELMEKSYSFRFQMWAFLAMALAFAIKVPMFPFHTWLPAAHVEAPAAGSVLLAAILLKMGTYGFLRFCLPLTPAASVTAAPVMIAISIASIIYGGCIALGQTDIKKLIAYSSVGHMGFVTLGIFLFSVKGVSGAILQMLNHGITTGGLFMMVGLIYERSHSREITDNQGLGKFMPAFMFLFGLFSFSSLAFPGTNSFVGEILVLIGAFSSNTWVGFCAVPGAMLAAAYMLRLLQRVTWGEPSSFKKSWHDLGAREWVTLIPLALLVFYIGLAPSLAIKTIEPSIERVLSVMHQKNQAMGLTSDMKFTERMRLPASMTVATATDAVRKELP